The region TATCTCCAGACTGAGCGATCGCGATCGCTTCTCTTAACGACCCTGCTCCGCTGTCTGCTGTGGACGTTACAAAAATAGTTGGCATAGTCTTAAGTCTTGAACAAAGGATAAAAGTGGTGAATTGAACAGGGAAGACTCAGATTGAGCACACAAAAAATTGATTAGCAACCCCAAATAACTTAACTAAGGAGTCCCAAATGAATTTGCTTATGACAAATAAAGTCATGCACATACCGATAAGGCACTAATACATAACCTATTGGTCAACCCAGATGATCACTTAAGAGCTACCTACTCAAGAATTTGGAGGTGCTATGCACTTCGGGCTGGCTATTAACTGGGAGCAAACAAGCTATCAACACCATTTGAAAGTAACTTCGATGAGTTCCTGACACCTCTTCTATCAAGGCTTACATGTATCCGGAATAGTTTCTTAAAAGCTATTAAATTCAGTACTAGTACGATGCTTCTATTAACTTATTAAAATTAAATTCGGTATATTTTCTTAGTCAATTTCAACATTCTCCTCATTACCTCTTAATCCGGTATAAAGCCTTAATAAGAAGTTGGGGTTATGCCTGTTCTCAAATGACGGAGATAGGTATCCTACGGATAGGATTACTCAACTGTAAATCGCTCAGGAAATTTGTTATGTCCACATCCGTGATTCTGGCACACGAAATACTGGGAGACGGTTCGCAAAAAGTAATTGTGATGGGCGGCTGGCTGGGCGATCGTTCCGTGTTTCAGCCAATTCACTCCTGGCTGGATCGCACCCAGTTTACCTATTGTTTTGTCGATCCACGCGGATATGGGGAATCGCGAGCAATCGCAGGAGCACACACGATCGCTGAAATTGCTGGGGACGTGATTGCCCTGGCAGATTCATTAGGCTGGCAGCAGTTTCACTACATTGGGCACTCAATGATGGGCAAAGTGGCGCAGTACCTATGTGCCAAGTATGGCGATCGCGTTCGATCGGCAATTGGAGTTACGCCAGTTCCCGCCTGCAAAATTCCAATGGATGAGAGTAGCAAACAATTGTTTTCAACCGCGTGGGAAGTTCCTGCCAATCGCGGCACAATCTGTATGGTGACCACTGGAAACCGCCATACGAAAATCTGGGAGCAATTCATGATCAGCGAATCACTTCGCACCACTACGCCTGATGCGTTCCGAGATTACTTTTATATGTGGTCGGAAGAAGATTTTGCCGCAGAAGTACAGGGTTGCTCGGCGCCTTTTCTGGCGATCGTGGGTGAACACGATGCTGGAGTTCCTGCTGAAGTAGTACAAAACACCATCTTGCAATGGTTTCCCCAGGCTGAGTTACACATCATGTCCAATGCTGGGCACTACCCTATGCAGGAAATCCCAATTCAGTTTGTGACTGTTTGCGAAGCCTTCATAGCTCGATTTGCTTAAACCCGACTTGCTTAAAGTACTGCCAGTGGCTGGGCGGAGGCAAAGTAGGCATTTTGTTCCGCCCGCAGTTTGTCACACAAGCGTCCCTGCGGCAGTTCCACATCATCATAAGTAAGCACCTGATCTTTAGCAACGTCACGCTTTAAGCGACAACCTTCTGCTAAGCCGATGGGTAGGAGGTTTTCTGCCTGAGTAATTTTGGCAGTTTCGCATTGCCCATAGGTCATGTAGCCGCCAATACAATCGATGGTTTCGCCCGCTTTCAGGTCAATTTTGGCAGTGGTGATCACGTCCACCATTGGCGCACCTAGCGGAGCTAACACCGCATCTCGGAACAACACTACTCGTGCCACCGAAAGGGGCACTTCTAAATGGCAGAGGTGGTAGGGGTGATAGAAGCTGTAGAGCGGACCTTCACCCAGTTTGTAGAGGTTGAGGTAGTGGCGCTGTTTAGGGTCATCGTGAGTGCCAAACACGAACACACCCGGTCCCGGTTTAACTCCAACTACGTAATCCACAATGCCGCCGAGTTCCTTCAGGTAGTCTACATCGTACATTTTGGTGAGATCGTCAATGTGTCCGGTGTAGTTGAGGTTGAATTGCTGAACGAGTTCATCTTTATGCAGATTGAAGTCATACCCCAACATCCCACGTTTGGCAATGGTCATGCCTGTGCCGTTTGCCACGATCGCCTGCTCAAATGAGATCTTGGTGCCATCAGCAAAACTGGTGACCATATGAACATTCTGACCCCATTTTTCGGCAAAGCCTTTTTGAGTTGTGGGGTTGCGATAAGCATCCTGCAAGCCTTTGATGTTGCCACAGAGCAAGGGCGTAACGCCTAAACTCTTGACGTAGCGATACAGGTTCATTTCCACGCCAGGCTGGTCGCCATCGCAGGCAGACAGAACAACCCCTGCTTTGTCGGCGTAAACCTTGAGAATCGGGCCAATCGTGCCATCGAGTTCGGCATTCATCAAGACGACATGCTTCTGGTGGGTGATCGCTTCCATCACGACATGGGCACCAAACTCCACCGCCCCCGTGACTTCAATCAAGGCATCGATCCCCTGCGCCTGACACAGCAGCATCGCATCATCGGTAACGGCAGGCTTTCCTTGCGCGATCGCAGATTCTAATTCGCCAACAGTCGTCACCACTCGAATATCTTCAATCCCAGCTTCAGTGTAAGCTCGCCTGGCAGTTTCCATATTGCGGTTGAAAATCGCTACCAGTTCCATCCCAGGCACCGAGTTTACGATTTGATTAGCAATGCCGCGGCCCATAAAGCCAGAGCCAATCATCCCCACTCGCACCGGATTACCCGCTTCCTGCCGCGCCTTTAGTGCTGTATCCACAATTAACATGGTTGAAACCTCCTAATAGCTCAAAGCTTTTTTTGTTGCCCTGATGCTTTCTCGTCCAGCAGTTACAAACCGTGAGGCAACATCTGACCCGAAATTGGTTTGTTTGACTGTGAGAACTGATAGAGGGCATAAATTGTTCCTAGACGAAACCCTAAACCATTCACCCAAATCGCAAACCCGCCTCTGCCCCGACGAATATTCAACTTCATGCCCAACGTCTCCAATCACTACACGGAGGCTGGCTCAAGTAACGCCCAGGCAGCATCTTTCTCAGAAATAACTGTCACGGGTAAAGGCCATTCAATCCCAAATACGGGATCGTCATAGCGCAAGCCCCGCTCGTAACCAGGCGTATAGAACTCACCAACCTGATACACTACTTCCGAGTCATCTGTCAGGGATTGATACCCGTGGGCAAACATTTCGGGTACGTACAGCGATCTCCGATTGTCTGCAGTCAACTCCACGCCAATGTGTTGTCGAAAGGTGGGAGAGTCGGGGCGCAGGTCAATAATCACATCATAAATCGCCCCTTTTGTGCAACGCACTAGTTTTGTTTCAGCAGCCGGAGGAATTTGGTAATGCATCCCACGCAATGTGCCAGCCTTATGATTAAACGACAAATTGCACTGAGCAACCGTAGGCTTTAGTCCGTTAGCTTCAAACTCCTTCGCGCAAAAAGTTCTAGCAAAGCCACCCCGATGATCGGCTCGCAGTTCCAGATCAATGATAAATGCACCTTTTAGCTTAGTTTCAGTAAAAATCATGGCTTGCTCCAGAAGAAGTCTTTATCAATTTGTTGGGTGCGGATGAGGTACTCCAATTGCTTCAAGCGAGTAAAACCCCGATGTTCAAACACATCTTTCGTCATGTCGATTTGAGTAAAAATATCACGAAGCTGTTTTGCACCCTGCTCTGCATCCCAATCACACTTGAAGCCCGGCAGTTGGGTGTTGATCTTCTCAAATGAGACCCGATAGCTGCGATTATCAGAGCCATTTGCGCCGAAACTAACCTGACATCCAGTGAATACATCTGCCACAATTTCGGCAATTTTTTTCACTTGATAATTGTTGGCACTATCCCCCACATTAAAGACTTGATTGTGCACAATATCTCGTGGTGCTTCCAGGACACACAACAGCGCTTTGGCAATATCCAGGGCGTGTACTAGGGGTCGCCAGGGGGTGCCGTCGCTGGTCATGCGAATTTCTTTTGTTGTCCACGCCAAGCCTGAAAGGTTGTTCAGCACCACATCAAATCGCATCCGGGGGGAGGCACCAAAAGCAGTAGCGTTGCGCATAAAGGTAGGGGAGAAATTGTCATCTGCCAGTTGGGTAACATCTCGCTCTACCAATACTTTGCACTCGGCGTAGGCAGTTTGCGGGTTAACAGGTGTGTCTTCAGTAACATCTCCTGTGACCTCGGCAATGCCATACACGCTACAGGAAGACATATATACGAAGCGCTTCACGCCAGCCTGTTTTGCCAGGTTTGCCAGACGAACCGAGCCTTTGTGGTTGATGTCGTAAGTGATGTTGGGGGCAAGCTGTCCGGTGGGATCATTGGACAGTTCGGCCATGTGGACGATCGCTTCAATGCCCTGCAAATCGTCTAGAGTGATATGGCGAATATCCTTATTCAGGGTTCTGGCCGTTTGTTGGGTGCCATTGTAGAGCCAGCCAACTTTATAAAAACCTGTATCTACGGCTGTTACATCGTGTCCCTGTTCAAGCAGTAGGGAAGCAAAAAGACAGCCGAGGTATCCTTCTGTGCCGGTAACAAGTACTTTCATGGCGGTGTCCTATGCGCTGATTGCAATTGGGTGAGTGGTGGGAGCTGGAACCTGGGCAGCGATCGCTCGACCGATTTCGATGGAAGAGGTAGCAGCAGGGGAAGGTGCATTGCAGACATGAATCGAGCGATCGCCATTGAGAATCAAGAAGTCGTCCACTAGGCTACCGTTATCCATTAAGGCTTGTGCCCGGACTCCGGCATGGGTAGGAATCACATCCTCCATTCGCACATCTGGAATCAGCCGTTGCAGGCTACGGACAAACACGGCTTTACTGAGCGAGCGGATCATTTCCTTGATGCCTTCATCTGCATACTTGGA is a window of Leptolyngbyaceae cyanobacterium JSC-12 DNA encoding:
- a CDS encoding putative hydrolase or acyltransferase of alpha/beta superfamily (IMG reference gene:2510094522), translating into MSTSVILAHEILGDGSQKVIVMGGWLGDRSVFQPIHSWLDRTQFTYCFVDPRGYGESRAIAGAHTIAEIAGDVIALADSLGWQQFHYIGHSMMGKVAQYLCAKYGDRVRSAIGVTPVPACKIPMDESSKQLFSTAWEVPANRGTICMVTTGNRHTKIWEQFMISESLRTTTPDAFRDYFYMWSEEDFAAEVQGCSAPFLAIVGEHDAGVPAEVVQNTILQWFPQAELHIMSNAGHYPMQEIPIQFVTVCEAFIARFA
- a CDS encoding putative homoserine dehydrogenase (IMG reference gene:2510094523~PFAM: Oxidoreductase family, NAD-binding Rossmann fold) gives rise to the protein MLIVDTALKARQEAGNPVRVGMIGSGFMGRGIANQIVNSVPGMELVAIFNRNMETARRAYTEAGIEDIRVVTTVGELESAIAQGKPAVTDDAMLLCQAQGIDALIEVTGAVEFGAHVVMEAITHQKHVVLMNAELDGTIGPILKVYADKAGVVLSACDGDQPGVEMNLYRYVKSLGVTPLLCGNIKGLQDAYRNPTTQKGFAEKWGQNVHMVTSFADGTKISFEQAIVANGTGMTIAKRGMLGYDFNLHKDELVQQFNLNYTGHIDDLTKMYDVDYLKELGGIVDYVVGVKPGPGVFVFGTHDDPKQRHYLNLYKLGEGPLYSFYHPYHLCHLEVPLSVARVVLFRDAVLAPLGAPMVDVITTAKIDLKAGETIDCIGGYMTYGQCETAKITQAENLLPIGLAEGCRLKRDVAKDQVLTYDDVELPQGRLCDKLRAEQNAYFASAQPLAVL
- a CDS encoding hypothetical protein (IMG reference gene:2510094524) yields the protein MKLNIRRGRGGFAIWVNGLGFRLGTIYALYQFSQSNKPISGQMLPHGL
- a CDS encoding dTDP-4-dehydrorhamnose 3,5-epimerase (IMG reference gene:2510094525~PFAM: dTDP-4-dehydrorhamnose 3,5-epimerase~TIGRFAM: dTDP-4-dehydrorhamnose 3,5-epimerase), whose protein sequence is MIFTETKLKGAFIIDLELRADHRGGFARTFCAKEFEANGLKPTVAQCNLSFNHKAGTLRGMHYQIPPAAETKLVRCTKGAIYDVIIDLRPDSPTFRQHIGVELTADNRRSLYVPEMFAHGYQSLTDDSEVVYQVGEFYTPGYERGLRYDDPVFGIEWPLPVTVISEKDAAWALLEPASV
- a CDS encoding nucleoside-diphosphate-sugar epimerase (IMG reference gene:2510094526~PFAM: NAD dependent epimerase/dehydratase family): MKVLVTGTEGYLGCLFASLLLEQGHDVTAVDTGFYKVGWLYNGTQQTARTLNKDIRHITLDDLQGIEAIVHMAELSNDPTGQLAPNITYDINHKGSVRLANLAKQAGVKRFVYMSSCSVYGIAEVTGDVTEDTPVNPQTAYAECKVLVERDVTQLADDNFSPTFMRNATAFGASPRMRFDVVLNNLSGLAWTTKEIRMTSDGTPWRPLVHALDIAKALLCVLEAPRDIVHNQVFNVGDSANNYQVKKIAEIVADVFTGCQVSFGANGSDNRSYRVSFEKINTQLPGFKCDWDAEQGAKQLRDIFTQIDMTKDVFEHRGFTRLKQLEYLIRTQQIDKDFFWSKP